The nucleotide window GCGACAGCTATGCCCGCATCGAGGACGGCGAAGCCTATCTCATAGGGCTGCACATAAGCCCTTACGAAAAGACCGCTTACGGCAACCACGACCCCGCGCGCAAACGCCGCCTCCTCCTCCACCGCCGCGAAATCAAGCGCCTCGCCACCAAGGTCAACGAGCGCGGCTTCACCCTCGTGCCCACTGCCCTCTACTTCAAGAGAGGACTCGCCAAAGTCGAGATAGCCCTCGCCTGCGGCAAGAAGCTCTACGACAAGCGCGAGGACATCAAGAAGCGCGACCACCAGCGCCAGATGGACCGCGCCGCCTCCCCTCGCCGCTGACCTCGTACCGCTGTCCTTCGACCTTCGACATTCTCGGCCTTGGACTTGCGACTTCGGACTTTGGACTTTCGACTCTCAACTTTGAAAGGGGGCGACCAGGTATCGACCGGGCAGTATGAGTCAAGGGTCGCGTGCCGAGGTTGTCAGGGTGCCTCGTAAAACACCTGGCACACCAACAACTGCCAATCACCAGATGGCAATGGCTGCCTAATCAGGCGGTCACGTCCCGCCGCCTCAGCCCGCGGGGGCTGCGGGGCGACAAACAGCGGGCTAGTCCTTGCCCTTTGCTCGACGGGGCCGGGGCGAAGCTTCTGTTCGAGCTGGCCGGAGCGGAATCCCGACTACCGGAGGCCGCCGAGGCGACAAACAATAGGTAGCCTACGCACGTAGAAGCTCTTGGCGCGCTGCTTCGGGACGGGGGTTCGATTCCCCCCGCCTCCACCACCCCCTGACCTGCGGGGACTCTCCCCCGCGAAAACGCCCTCCAGCACACCACTGCGAGGGCGTTCTCGTTTACCCACAGTCCCCCAAGCACTTACGACGACCCCCACATCCATTCCCCGGCCCGCCCGCGGGACGCCACGACCCCCGCCGGCCGCCCATTTCTCCCCCATTTCCCCCGGAATCCTCTCCCTTTCTCCCTCCTGTCGGGACTCTGCGAGAGACGGAGCGGGCAGCCGTATCCCTGCTGGGCGGATGACCGACCGCGGGGCTCACCCGTGGATTCTCTCTTGAGCTGGAATCCTGCGGCGCACTCCGCCAAGCCAGCACGCCGGCCAGCGAGAGCAGCCTGGGTGACCAGGTTCCCCTCCCGCTCTCGC belongs to Planctomycetota bacterium and includes:
- the smpB gene encoding SsrA-binding protein SmpB, producing DSYARIEDGEAYLIGLHISPYEKTAYGNHDPARKRRLLLHRREIKRLATKVNERGFTLVPTALYFKRGLAKVEIALACGKKLYDKREDIKKRDHQRQMDRAASPRR